A single genomic interval of Mycolicibacterium holsaticum DSM 44478 = JCM 12374 harbors:
- a CDS encoding lipoprotein LpqH: protein MAADVDTTDRKLSDESLVKRRRAAALVLVVLATGGCSSVAGQGQSEQLPPGTAQLSVRGEDAAVVEAANCVPNKHLTMITIGDGPPVAVAMISSTDGLAVEWVRLHDVAGFSGSYNDGLGGEADVTLVGATYQISGVADGFDNENPSRPTAETFAIDVSC, encoded by the coding sequence GTGGCAGCAGATGTTGATACCACCGACCGGAAACTAAGCGATGAGAGTTTGGTGAAAAGGCGCCGTGCCGCCGCGTTGGTACTCGTCGTCCTGGCTACTGGCGGGTGTTCATCGGTTGCTGGGCAGGGTCAGTCCGAACAATTGCCGCCAGGTACGGCGCAGCTCAGCGTCAGGGGCGAGGATGCCGCCGTGGTCGAGGCCGCAAATTGTGTGCCGAACAAGCACTTGACGATGATCACAATCGGAGATGGGCCTCCGGTTGCAGTCGCCATGATTTCGAGTACCGATGGGCTAGCGGTTGAATGGGTCAGGTTGCATGATGTTGCCGGCTTCAGCGGTAGCTACAACGACGGCCTCGGGGGCGAGGCGGATGTAACTCTCGTCGGGGCGACCTATCAGATCTCAGGTGTAGCCGACGGTTTCGACAACGAGAATCCCAGCAGACCGACAGCCGAAACATTCGCAATCGACGTTTCGTGTTAG
- a CDS encoding succinate dehydrogenase/fumarate reductase iron-sulfur subunit, with product MSYQANLRIWRGDDESGALQDFTVAANDGEVVLDVIHRLQQTQAGDLAVRWNCKAGKCGSCSAEINGMPRLMCMTRMSTFDPSETITVTPLRTFPVIRDLVTDVSFNYEKAREIPSFKPPKDLQPGEYRMQQVDVNRSQEFRKCIECFLCQNVCHVMRDHEENKKAFAGPRYFIRTAELEMHPLDTADRRDLAQDEAGLGLCNITKCCTEVCPEHIKITDNAIIPMKERVAGRRYDPVVWLGNKLFRRG from the coding sequence ATGAGCTACCAGGCAAACCTGCGGATCTGGCGCGGTGACGATGAAAGCGGCGCGCTGCAGGATTTCACCGTCGCCGCCAACGACGGCGAGGTGGTGCTCGACGTCATCCACCGGCTGCAGCAGACCCAGGCCGGCGATCTCGCGGTGCGGTGGAACTGCAAGGCCGGTAAGTGCGGCTCGTGCTCGGCGGAGATCAACGGCATGCCCCGGCTGATGTGCATGACGCGGATGTCGACGTTCGATCCGTCCGAGACCATCACCGTGACGCCGCTGCGGACCTTCCCGGTCATCCGCGACCTTGTCACCGACGTGTCGTTTAACTACGAGAAGGCGCGGGAGATCCCGTCGTTCAAGCCGCCCAAGGATCTGCAGCCGGGCGAGTACCGGATGCAGCAGGTGGACGTGAACCGGTCGCAGGAGTTCCGCAAGTGCATCGAGTGCTTCCTGTGCCAGAACGTCTGTCACGTGATGCGCGACCACGAGGAGAACAAGAAGGCGTTCGCGGGCCCGCGGTACTTCATCCGGACCGCGGAACTGGAGATGCACCCGCTCGATACGGCGGATCGGCGCGACCTGGCTCAGGATGAGGCCGGTCTGGGTCTGTGCAACATCACCAAGTGCTGTACCGAGGTGTGCCCCGAGCACATCAAGATCACCGACAACGCGATCATCCCGATGAAGGAGCGCGTCGCCGGGCGGCGCTACGACCCGGTGGTGTGGTTGGGCAACAAGCTGTTCCGGCGGGGGTAA